A window of the Hordeum vulgare subsp. vulgare chromosome 5H, MorexV3_pseudomolecules_assembly, whole genome shotgun sequence genome harbors these coding sequences:
- the LOC123452199 gene encoding TATA-box-binding protein 2-like isoform X2, with protein MAEAALEGSQPVDLSKHPSGIVPTLQNIVSTVNLDCKLDLKAIALQARNAEYNPKRFAAVIMRIREPKTTALIFASGKMVCTGAKSEQQSKLAARKYARIIQKLGFPAKFKDFKIQNIVASCDVKFPIRLEGLAYSHGAFSSYEPELFPGLIYRMRQPKIVLLIFVSGKIVLTGAKVREETYTAFENIYPVLTEFRKVQQ; from the exons ATGGCGGAGGCGGCGCTGGAGGGGAGCCAGCCGGTGGATCTGTCCAAGCACCCCTCCGGCATCGTCCCCACGCTCCA GAATATTGTGTCGACGGTCAACCTGGACTGTAAATTGGACCTCAAAGCTATAGCTCTCCAGGCACGCAATGCAGAGTATAACCCCAAG CGTTTTGCTGCGGTTATCATGCGGATAAGAGAACCAAAAACTACCGCATTGATATTTGCCTCAGGAAAAATG GTTTGCACTGGAGCAAAAAGCGAACAGCAATCTAAGCTCGCAGCCAGAAAG TATGCTCGTATAATCCAGAAGCTTGGCTTTCCTGCAAAATTCAAG GACTTCAAGATCCAGAATATAGTTGCCTCTTGTGATGTCAAATTCCCTATCAGGCTTGAGGGCCTCGCATATTCTCATGGTGCTTTCTCAAGT TATGAGCCAGAGCTATTTCCTGGTCTGATTTACCGGATGAGGCAGCCGAAGATTGTCCTCTTAATTTTTGTTTCAGGCAAGATTGTTCTGACCGGAGCAAAG GTGAGAGAAGAGACATACACTGCCTTCGAGAACATATATCCTGTCCTCACAGAGTTCAGAAAAGTGCAGCAATGA
- the LOC123452199 gene encoding TATA-box-binding protein 2-like isoform X1 — MAEAALEGSQPVDLSKHPSGIVPTLQNIVSTVNLDCKLDLKAIALQARNAEYNPKRFAAVIMRIREPKTTALIFASGKMVCTGAKSEQQSKLAARKYARIIQKLGFPAKFKDFKIQNIVASCDVKFPIRLEGLAYSHGAFSSYEPELFPGLIYRMRQPKIVLLIFVSGKIVLTGAKVTLEVSRIGDIVACCLLQPRKESIRHSPSSFRWNLYIYIYIYCPSD, encoded by the exons ATGGCGGAGGCGGCGCTGGAGGGGAGCCAGCCGGTGGATCTGTCCAAGCACCCCTCCGGCATCGTCCCCACGCTCCA GAATATTGTGTCGACGGTCAACCTGGACTGTAAATTGGACCTCAAAGCTATAGCTCTCCAGGCACGCAATGCAGAGTATAACCCCAAG CGTTTTGCTGCGGTTATCATGCGGATAAGAGAACCAAAAACTACCGCATTGATATTTGCCTCAGGAAAAATG GTTTGCACTGGAGCAAAAAGCGAACAGCAATCTAAGCTCGCAGCCAGAAAG TATGCTCGTATAATCCAGAAGCTTGGCTTTCCTGCAAAATTCAAG GACTTCAAGATCCAGAATATAGTTGCCTCTTGTGATGTCAAATTCCCTATCAGGCTTGAGGGCCTCGCATATTCTCATGGTGCTTTCTCAAGT TATGAGCCAGAGCTATTTCCTGGTCTGATTTACCGGATGAGGCAGCCGAAGATTGTCCTCTTAATTTTTGTTTCAGGCAAGATTGTTCTGACCGGAGCAAAG GTGACTTTGGAAGTAAGCAGAATTGGAGATATTGTTGCTTGCTGCCTGCTCCAACCTCGCAAAGAGTCTATAAGGCATAGCCCGTCTTCCTTCCGGTggaacctatatatatatatatatatatactgtcCATCAGATTAG